The following coding sequences are from one Kallotenue papyrolyticum window:
- a CDS encoding tetratricopeptide repeat protein, whose translation MATVSLQSLIDETRQAIETGAADKAVGMARHMLAHYPRLIEGWRLLGEAYLNQGQAADAAHAFEQVLAADPENVAAYYGLGLARQSLEQPEATIQAFERALEIQPNLAELRTQLLRLYAEVPGSAGQFRLSRAGLARLYARGGMYSQAVDEFRAVLDAEPERDDVKVALAEALWRDGQEDEAMDFCREILTQRPELLKPTLLLGYMLFASGDPRGEELWRRAAEQDPSLTMARTLFDILPPIRLEEPVLPEFDEAEWRAQEARRASEAAAQTSVPVAAVAAAGTATEADDLFADSWLFSTPFEAQGHVASQPAAAQPVAPADDDEALLASLLGFGENGSGAGQPQAAQERAGAVPSSSAAPTRAAEQTATLDEIGLPETGDFDLEAELKPFSLDEWDEQELPTARADTQRGTTSEDLAGVQPFSLEETGAEAAGIEPFRLDDLEGEPSRAAAGESSAVDDLGEVQPFSLEDWVNEGPPPQSQPSAQAGGDEIAGVAPFSLEDWTSEDQPPRPPSETDALADVAPFSLEDLQVGTETGAPSTAGDDEMIQGLEPFSLEEFSLDVLEEESAAELSGPGAEEEQPVQERKDFRWEEPSWRRQASQPEGAAAVEGESIFARLLSRREQLGRPSSAATTPPDVDNDLFFSMDDEPLRPDWETPAQSEATATSHEGQAADLSFEEALTLETTADAPEGASAGSQEAVREVAPPFSLAELGLEDETLATDSAVQPTGEGEVEPFSLAELGLEEESGATDTAAEATTEGEVEPFSLAELGLEDETLATDSAVQPTGEGEVEPFSLAELGLSDEELQLLEPSPAAPSEPGAYADASTADESATFSLADLGLSDEDLAALGLEPTPSSPTDAQPGAPSDAQPPFSLADIDLPEEQATEEPSVAERGQVSTAVDNVVGSTMPSATPPRLQAETPSDSSAAPAELADATDVAGAEALPSGWPTTEAPASADVRSEEPVAAEVTARRETPTPAALPPALVAVLSQLHAAPDNDALRLAAARMSQALQATDQALEQYRLLIRRERLLDDVVQDLQDMIAECSDPAVQRRLHRLLGDAYTKQNRIAEAMEAYSWTPARAN comes from the coding sequence ATGGCCACTGTCTCCCTCCAATCGCTCATTGACGAGACGCGCCAGGCCATCGAAACCGGCGCTGCTGATAAGGCCGTCGGCATGGCCCGCCACATGCTGGCGCACTACCCGCGCCTGATCGAAGGCTGGCGCCTGCTGGGCGAGGCCTATCTCAATCAGGGGCAGGCCGCCGATGCAGCGCACGCCTTTGAACAGGTGCTGGCCGCCGATCCCGAGAATGTGGCGGCCTACTATGGCCTGGGCCTGGCGCGGCAGAGCCTGGAGCAGCCGGAAGCAACCATTCAGGCGTTTGAGCGTGCCCTGGAGATCCAGCCCAACCTGGCCGAACTGCGTACGCAGCTCTTGCGCCTCTACGCCGAGGTACCCGGCTCTGCCGGCCAGTTTCGCCTGAGCCGCGCTGGGCTGGCACGGCTCTACGCGCGCGGCGGCATGTATAGCCAGGCGGTTGATGAATTTCGCGCCGTGCTGGATGCCGAGCCTGAGCGCGATGATGTCAAGGTGGCGCTGGCCGAAGCGCTCTGGCGCGATGGTCAGGAAGACGAGGCCATGGACTTCTGTCGCGAGATTCTGACGCAGCGGCCTGAGCTGCTGAAGCCCACGCTGCTGCTGGGCTACATGCTCTTCGCCTCCGGCGATCCGCGCGGCGAGGAGTTGTGGCGGCGCGCGGCCGAGCAGGATCCGTCGCTGACGATGGCGCGCACGCTCTTCGATATCCTGCCGCCGATCCGTCTCGAAGAGCCGGTCCTGCCTGAGTTCGACGAAGCTGAATGGCGGGCTCAGGAGGCGCGTCGCGCCAGCGAGGCGGCTGCGCAGACCAGTGTGCCGGTGGCCGCGGTGGCCGCTGCCGGCACGGCGACGGAGGCCGACGATCTGTTTGCCGACTCGTGGCTGTTTTCAACGCCCTTCGAAGCGCAAGGACATGTGGCCAGCCAGCCCGCTGCCGCGCAACCGGTCGCGCCTGCCGACGATGATGAAGCGCTGCTGGCGTCGCTGCTTGGGTTCGGCGAGAACGGTTCCGGGGCCGGTCAGCCGCAGGCGGCGCAGGAGCGCGCCGGCGCGGTGCCATCTAGCAGCGCCGCGCCAACACGCGCCGCCGAGCAGACCGCTACGCTGGACGAGATCGGCCTGCCCGAAACGGGCGACTTCGATCTAGAGGCCGAGCTCAAGCCCTTCTCGCTCGACGAATGGGATGAACAGGAGCTGCCGACAGCGCGCGCGGACACACAGCGGGGCACCACGTCCGAGGATCTGGCTGGTGTTCAGCCCTTCTCGCTGGAAGAAACCGGCGCGGAGGCAGCCGGCATCGAGCCCTTCCGTCTGGATGATCTGGAGGGTGAGCCCTCACGCGCAGCTGCTGGCGAGTCGTCGGCGGTGGACGATCTGGGAGAAGTACAGCCCTTCTCGCTCGAGGATTGGGTGAATGAGGGCCCACCGCCCCAGTCGCAGCCAAGCGCCCAGGCTGGGGGCGACGAGATTGCAGGAGTGGCGCCCTTCTCGCTGGAGGACTGGACGAGTGAGGATCAGCCGCCGCGCCCACCTTCCGAAACCGATGCTCTGGCTGATGTCGCCCCCTTCTCGCTCGAGGATCTCCAGGTGGGCACCGAGACCGGAGCGCCGTCCACGGCCGGCGACGACGAGATGATCCAAGGCCTCGAACCCTTCTCGCTCGAAGAATTCTCGCTGGATGTGCTCGAGGAGGAGTCTGCTGCCGAGCTGAGCGGACCGGGAGCGGAAGAAGAGCAACCTGTTCAGGAGCGCAAGGACTTTCGCTGGGAAGAACCATCCTGGCGCAGACAAGCCAGCCAGCCGGAGGGTGCCGCAGCGGTTGAGGGCGAGTCGATCTTTGCCCGTCTCTTGAGCCGACGCGAGCAGTTGGGCAGGCCCTCCAGCGCAGCCACAACGCCGCCCGACGTGGATAACGACCTGTTCTTCTCCATGGATGATGAACCGCTGCGGCCCGATTGGGAAACTCCAGCGCAGAGCGAGGCGACAGCCACCAGCCACGAGGGCCAGGCTGCGGATCTGTCCTTTGAGGAAGCATTAACGTTGGAGACAACCGCCGACGCGCCGGAGGGCGCGTCAGCCGGCAGCCAGGAAGCTGTGCGTGAGGTGGCGCCGCCCTTCTCGCTGGCCGAGCTGGGTCTGGAGGACGAAACCCTGGCAACGGATTCGGCTGTTCAGCCGACGGGCGAGGGCGAGGTCGAACCGTTCTCGCTGGCCGAGCTGGGCCTGGAGGAGGAGTCGGGAGCCACGGACACGGCGGCCGAAGCAACCACGGAGGGCGAGGTCGAACCGTTCTCGCTGGCCGAGCTGGGTCTGGAGGACGAAACCCTGGCAACGGATTCGGCCGTTCAGCCGACGGGCGAGGGCGAGGTCGAACCGTTCTCGCTGGCCGAGCTGGGGTTGAGTGACGAAGAGTTGCAGTTGCTGGAACCATCGCCTGCAGCGCCATCGGAGCCCGGTGCATACGCCGATGCCTCCACCGCGGACGAATCGGCAACCTTCTCGCTGGCCGACCTGGGGCTGAGCGATGAAGATCTGGCAGCCCTGGGTCTGGAGCCGACGCCCTCTAGCCCGACCGACGCCCAACCCGGCGCGCCGAGCGACGCGCAACCACCCTTCTCGCTGGCCGATATTGACCTGCCAGAGGAGCAGGCGACGGAGGAGCCATCCGTTGCCGAGCGCGGGCAGGTGTCCACAGCGGTTGACAACGTGGTAGGCAGTACCATGCCCTCCGCAACGCCGCCAAGGTTGCAGGCGGAGACGCCGAGCGATAGTAGCGCTGCGCCTGCTGAGCTGGCCGATGCGACGGATGTAGCGGGAGCGGAGGCGCTGCCATCCGGATGGCCCACCACAGAAGCGCCGGCGAGCGCTGATGTCCGGAGCGAGGAGCCGGTAGCGGCAGAGGTGACAGCCCGGCGTGAAACGCCCACGCCGGCAGCATTGCCCCCGGCTCTGGTCGCCGTCTTGTCACAACTGCATGCCGCGCCTGACAACGACGCGCTTCGACTGGCGGCGGCGCGCATGAGTCAGGCGCTCCAGGCGACCGACCAAGCGCTGGAGCAGTATCGGCTACTGATCCGTCGCGAGCGCCTGCTCGATGATGTGGTGCAGGATCTGCAGGACATGATTGCAGAGTGTAGCGATCCCGCGGTCCAGCGTCGGCTGCATCGCTTGCTGGGTGATGCCTACACCAAGCAGAACCGGATTGCTGAGGCAATGGAGGCTTATAGCTGGACGCCGGCGCGCGCCAACTAG
- a CDS encoding HNH endonuclease: MDMPVLVLNYNYEPLNICAARRAVVLVLGGKAEVLEHNGHDIVTPSQVLRAPSVIRLSHLVKRPMPQVKLSRREIFRRDNYTCQYCGLRTSDLTLDHVIPRHRGGGHTWENLTSACRACNHRKGGRTPEEARMKLRRQPFRPVAGPYYAIERRLQNGAFAEWRKFLPASLGQS; this comes from the coding sequence ATGGACATGCCTGTTCTCGTGCTGAATTACAACTACGAGCCGTTAAACATCTGTGCTGCCAGGCGTGCCGTTGTGCTGGTCTTGGGCGGCAAGGCGGAAGTGTTGGAGCACAACGGTCACGACATCGTCACGCCGTCGCAAGTTCTCAGAGCCCCGTCGGTGATCAGGCTTTCCCATCTTGTCAAACGTCCCATGCCCCAGGTCAAGCTATCCCGCCGCGAGATCTTCCGGCGGGATAACTATACCTGTCAGTATTGTGGTCTGCGCACCAGCGATCTCACGCTCGACCATGTGATCCCGCGGCATCGCGGTGGGGGCCATACCTGGGAGAACCTGACCAGCGCCTGCCGTGCGTGCAACCATCGTAAGGGTGGGCGCACGCCCGAAGAAGCGCGCATGAAGCTGCGCCGTCAGCCGTTTCGCCCGGTGGCCGGTCCGTACTATGCCATCGAGCGGCGCTTGCAGAACGGCGCGTTTGCAGAGTGGCGCAAGTTTCTGCCTGCCTCACTCGGCCAGTCTTGA
- a CDS encoding glycerophosphodiester phosphodiesterase, with product MLQAAFGNRPGPYLIGHRGASGYAPENTMASFERAVAMGVDAIELDVHPTRDGELVVIHDPTLERTTNGRGLVSAHTLAELQQLDAGSWFDPAFAGERIPSLSEVLAWARGRTKVVIEIKQGPIFYQGIEAQLLATLERTGMRDQVLVISFDHHSVRALKRLAPEIPTGVLYAGRCIDPVALARAAEADGLMPYWALLTREEVEAAHAAGLFISPWGGPEQDYHFILATGVDAVAADFPDRPQQALAQLRRQPSST from the coding sequence ATGCTACAGGCCGCCTTCGGCAACCGGCCCGGCCCCTACCTGATCGGCCACCGTGGCGCGTCCGGCTATGCTCCGGAGAACACCATGGCCTCGTTCGAACGCGCAGTGGCGATGGGCGTCGATGCCATCGAACTGGATGTCCATCCCACGCGCGACGGCGAGCTGGTGGTTATTCACGATCCAACCCTGGAACGTACAACCAACGGACGTGGCCTGGTGAGCGCGCACACCCTAGCCGAGCTGCAACAGCTCGACGCCGGCAGTTGGTTCGATCCCGCCTTTGCCGGCGAGCGCATCCCCAGCTTGAGCGAGGTGCTCGCCTGGGCGCGGGGACGCACCAAGGTGGTGATCGAGATCAAGCAAGGTCCGATCTTTTACCAGGGGATCGAGGCGCAACTGCTGGCGACCCTGGAACGGACCGGCATGCGCGATCAGGTGCTGGTGATCTCTTTCGATCACCATAGCGTGCGCGCGCTGAAACGACTGGCGCCGGAGATTCCAACCGGCGTGCTGTACGCCGGGCGCTGCATCGACCCGGTGGCGCTGGCGCGTGCCGCCGAAGCCGATGGGCTAATGCCCTACTGGGCACTGCTGACGCGCGAGGAGGTCGAGGCCGCCCACGCCGCCGGGCTGTTTATCTCGCCGTGGGGCGGCCCCGAACAGGATTACCACTTCATTCTGGCGACCGGCGTTGACGCCGTGG